Sequence from the Microcoleus sp. FACHB-831 genome:
TCAGCAAATGGCCGCAGCTGAAAGGTTCAATAGTAGTAATTGGTAATTGGGCATTGGGAATTGTATGTTTTACGATTCCCATTCGCCATTTCCTATTGGCCTTTACCAATTACGCATTCTCTATTACCTATTACCCATGAACAAAAGTGTAGAGCTAACTTTAATAACTGGGGCATTATTAATAACAGCCTATCTGCTAGGCTCCTTTCCCACTGGTTATCTTGCAGGACGAATGCTCAAGGGCATTGATATTCGGGCTGAGGGTTCTGGCTCCACTGGTGCAACTAATGTGCTGAGAACGTTGGGGAAAGGGCCAGCCGTAGTGGTTTTACTGGTTGATTTGCTCAAAGGTGTAGGCGCGATCGCCCTCGTTAACGCTTTCTATACTTTTGCCCCAACTCCCATTCTGCCTGCTTCGTGGCAACCCTGGCTTGTAGCGGGAGCGGCATTTGCCGCGCTACTAGGTCACAGTAAATCAATTTGGCTTAACTTCAGCGGCGGTAAATCTGTAGCTACAGGTTTGGGAGTCTTGCTGGCAATGTCTTTACCTGTAGGCTTGGGAACGTTGGGAGTTTTTAGTTTATTTCTGGCAATTTCCCGGATTGTCTCGCTTAGTTCTATTGCAGGAGCGATCGCAGTCTCGCTGCTGATGATTTTCCTCAAACAACCGCTGCCTTACCTAATATTTGCGATCGCTGCTGGCAGCTACGTTATTTGGCGTCACCGCACCAACATCCAACGCCTGCTCGCCGGAACTGAACCGCAACTGGGACAAAAACTAGCACAACAAGAAGAGTCGCAAGTCACCAGTTAAATATTTTAAATTGGTGGGCATTGCCCACCAAACTAGCTGCCAAGCTCCTTAGATCGCTTTGACGCAGCTACAACCCCCTCAATCAGGGCAGATCGCAAACCCGCACGTTCCATCTGGGCAATTCCGGCAATAGTCGTACCGCCTGGACTCGTCACGCGGTCTTTGAGTTCGGCTGGGTGCATACCAGATTCATGCAATAACTGAGCAGTGCCCAAGACTGTTTGCAAAGCTAACTTATAAGCGATCGCTCTGGGCAACCCAGCACATACTCCGCCATCTGTCAATGCTTCGATTGCGATCGCTACATATCCTGGCCCCGATCCCGAAAGTCCAGTTACAGCATCCATCAGGCTTTCCGACACTTCAACAACTTCGCCGACGGCTTGGAATATTTCCTTTGCCTGTTGCAGATGGCTGGGTTGGACGTGTGTCCCTGGAGCGATCGCAGTAATTCCAGCCCCAACTGTTGCCGGAGTATTCGGCATCGCCCTAATAGCAGGCTGTGAGCCAAAAGCAGATTCCAACTGGCTTAACGCAACACCAGCCAAAATAGAAATTACCAGTTGTCCTGGTCGGACATCAGAAAGAGAACTGACAACCGCATCAAATACCTGGGGTTTAATAGCCAACAACAGCACCTCACTTGCTGCTGCCAAAGCTCGGTTGTCATCTGTCACCCCAACGCCGTATTTATGCGCCAAAAACTCCCGCCGTGCAGGCAAGGGATCGCTAACCAATACGGCGTCAGGTTTATAGACCTGCTTTGCAATTAGGCGAGATAAGAGCGCTTCTCCCATTACCCCGCCACCAATCATGCCCAACTGTACAGACAACACGGCCCCCGTCTTTTAAAAAAATTTTGGATTTTGGATTTTAGATTTTGGATTTCGGCCAATCTAAAATCTAAAATCTAAAATCATTACTGAGCCATCCGCGTCGGTTCAGGAGTCCACGCGGGAGCGGGAGCAGCTGGACGGGTTGTGCGGGGTTGCGCTGTAGCCTGGGTAACTTCGTGAACAACGCCAGACTGCGTACTCACCTGAACGCAACTGGGGGTAAATAAGAATATACTTTCGCCAATTCGCTCTTGGTGGCCATCAATAGCGTATGTCCCACCTGCGACAAAATCTACAGCCCGTTGCGCCTGATCCGGGTCCATAATCGTCAGATTCAAAACTACTGACTTGCGTTCGCGCAATGCTTGAATCGCTTGGGGCATTTCTTCAAACGAACGCGGCTCCATTACGATCACTTCTGAAACGCCGTTGACAGCTCCGGGCATACCGATCACGTTATTCATTGGTTTTGTCCCCACTCCTACTTCTGGTGTAACAGCTGTGCGCTCCCGATTGCGGCGGCTTCTACGTTCTTCCTCCGCTGCTGATGGTTGTTGTTGGGGAGGTTCTTCCTGATAGGGAGGTTGGTAGGTTTCGGGTTCTTCTTCGTACTCGTACTCGTATTCTACTGGTTCGTTGAGACCAACGAAATCTCGTAGCTTGGAAAAAATACTGTTCACGGCTCACGCTCCATAAAATTCATACAACACGCGCGGCAAACGCTCGGATACTTAAGGACAACAATACTAATATATAGTCGCCCTGCAATATATTAGCTTATGCCTTTTTTCTCACCAGCCCTCGCCGGGGTAGATTGTGTTTCATGTTGCCCGTTCTCCAAAAATAATTGTTCCTAGTCTAACCATGGTCGCACCCGCTTGAAGGGCTAAAGAATAATCTGCTGACATTCCCATAGATAGCTGCTGCATTTGAATATTAGACCACTTTTGCTGTCTAATTTTCTCAGCCAATTCGCGGGTACTTTCAAACACTGCTAGAGCTTCTGAACTATCAAGGCCGAGGGGTAAAATTGTCATCAAACCTTGAATTTGCAGATTGTAGCATTCATTGAGGGCTGGTAAATCTGCAAGTAGGTCGGGGACTGTCCAACCATACTTATTAGGATCGGGCACAAGTTTGACTTGAAGACAGACAGAGGGCGAGACAGCCAGTTCGCTAGCCAACTGATTTAAGCGTTGGGCTAGGTCTAAGCTGTCGAGTGCGTGAATCCACTGGAAGTGTTCTAGGGCTTTTTTGGCTTTATTACTTTGGAGATGCCCAATTAGATGCCAAGTGATGTCAGGCAAATCTTGTAGTTGGGCTTGTTTGGTTTGTGCTTCTTGAATCCGACTTTCGCCAAAATCGCGTACCCCAGCTGCATAAGCTTCTCGCATGGCGTTAAGGGACGCCTGCTTGGTAACGGCAATTAGTCGAACGGATGGGGGTAGAGATTGACGAATTTGGGCAATGCGCTGTGCTATCGTTCCGGTCATTTTACACTTGTGACGAGTGTGGGACTAGGGGGCGATGAACGCTGGATGATTAATTAATCATTCATCATTAAGCGGCAGAAAGAATTACACTAATTAACCCCTACGCATTGGGACAAGGCGCGATCGCGCTTTTATTGAAACGTTTGCTGATAAACGGCTTGAAGTTGTTCGTACTCCTGAGATTGACCAGTGCGGCGCAGCAAGCGGATGCGGTTTTCCACCATAAGGCGTGCATCGCTACGACCGATTGGTTCAAATTTGAAGCCCGTGCCTGCCGTCGTCACTAAAAAAAAGAGACGCTGGGCATACAGGGTGGTAAATAACTCCTGGCTGTCTTCCAGCACGCAGACTCTGTAAAGCAAGCCAAATGTTGGGTGATTTAAATAGGTTTCGCTCATTAACATCCACACAAGTAATGCCCATTCCTCGCTGGAGGATTGGGAAGAGTCACCGCAAGTAATGCCCATCCCCCGCTGGGGGATGGGGAAGAGCCGCCTTTATCTGCGGCATCCCGCGATAATGCATCCACATAATATGCGAATGCAACAGCCACTTTACTTCAGAAACTCAGGGGGCTGACTCAGGTAAAACTATGCAGATAATAGCTCGATTCTGGCTCCACAGGGATAATGCGGCTGCACAGATTATTCTATCCCTAATAGGGATTAATCCACGAAACACTGCGTTTGAAAAAGTTAATCATAATATTTAATGGTTAGCATACCATGGCTTAAAAAAATAGTTGGACGTTCTCTTGACGAGAACTGCTATAGCAATCTTAAAAGTTAAGCGAACTTTCTGTGGAACTTTCGCAGTTCGTTCTATCAGTTTGTTTGACAAATCTGCATAGGAATAGTAAGCATCTGTAAATACGATTATTGCGGAGTAGTTGAAGGTAAGCAAACCAGCAAGGCAGTAGCGACACAATAATCGCGATCGTGGCTGAGACTCAACTGCCAGTGGCACTCTCCCCACGCAGATGCAATATCCGCAGCAGCGCCGTAAAGATACACAGAGGGCGCACCGCTGATATGGCGTCTAATCTCGATATCGGTGTAGCGAACTCCCGCAAATCCAGTCCCTAGCGCTTTGGCAACGGCTTCTTTAGCTGCCCAGCGCCCAGCCAGATAATTTATAGAAAGGCGGAGTGGGGATGAAATAATTTTGTCGGGGAGCAAGTTTTGCTTGCGATCGCCTCTAGCATGAGCGTACTCGCAATCGTGTTGTTCAGTTGGGGTATAGACGCGCTGCAAGAAGCGATCGCCAAACCGATCTAAAGTCGCTTGAATCCGAGGAATATAAACGATATCAGTTCCCAGTTGAATCATCTGGTAATTGGGCATTGGGGATTGGACGAAAACTAACTTAAAACCTACAACTTAAAACTGCTAAGTGCTGCAAGTTGTGCTTGAGCTTTGTGGAGAGACTCGTGCCATTCTCGGTTGGGGTCGCTATCGGCAACAATTCCGGCTCCGACTTGACCCCATACAGTAGCACCGCTGTCACTATTGGTAAACAAAAGGGTGCGGATCAAGATATTCAAATCTAAGTTACCCCGAAGATCGAGATAGCCGCAGGAGCCATAGAACAAGTTGCGACGCACGGGTTCTAGTTCTTCAATAATTTCCATACAGCGGACTTTAGGGCAGCCAGTAATAGTGCCGCCGGGGAAGAGGGCGCGGATCAGGTCGATTTCGTCGCACTCCGGGCGTAAAGTGCCCTTAACGTTGCTGACGAGGTGCATGACATGGCTGTAACGCTCGATGGTAAATAGTTCATTTGCCGTGACAGAACCCCACTGGCAGACTCGCCCTAAGTCATTACGCTCTAAATCGACGAGCATGATATGTTCGGCTATTTCTTTGGTATTGGCAATCAAGTCACTAGCTTGCTGGGCATCAGTTTCTGGGGTAGTGCCGCGCGATCGCGTCCCGGCAATTGGTCGCGTCTGTGCCTGTTGGTTTTGCAGCTGTACCAGTCGTTCAGGCGAACAGCTAATGACTGCTCCCCAAGGTGTCTGCCAATAACTCGCGAAGGGGGAAGGATTAATTTGCTGCAAAGCTTGATAAATATCCCAGCTTGAGGCTGTGGTGTCTGCGGCAAACCGTAGGGATAAATTCGTCTGAAAGATATCGCCTGCTTGGATATATTTCTGCGCTTGCCTCACGGCGCTTTCATAGCCAATTTGGGATGTGAAGAAATGCGGAGGCTGAGATTTTGGATTTTGGATTTTGCTCGTTCCCATACTCTGCTTGGGAATGATATTTTGCGGCTCTAGCTGTTGTTGTAACTGGTCTAGTTGATCTGGATGGGTGGCTGCAAGCCATAGGGTTTGCTCGCAAAAATCTAATACGGCAAAACACTCTGGTTCGTACCAGTAAGCAACGGGGAAGGGTAGCGGATCTGGTTTTAATTTGGGAAGTCGTTCAATTTCCCAGGCGGTGTCGTACCCCAGCCATCCCAGCCAGCCTCCGGTGAAGGGAAAGTCAAAAGTAAAAGGTGAAGAGTCAAAAGAATTACTTTTTCCTTCTTTTGAGCGTTGGAGCAATTGGCGCAGGAAGGGAAAAATTTCCCCTACTGCTGGAGTCCACATTTGCGGGATGCCATCTAATATTCGGGGGGAACCAGCGCAAATGGAGTAACGAGCCAGGTTGCTGCTTTCTGACGGTGTAGGGTAAGGACTTTCTAGGAGAGTAGCGATCGCGTTAGGTTTGAGAAATAGGGCGGCGAAAACTTCAGATCCGGTGCGATGTTCTAGGGGGAGCGATCGCCAATGCCAAGTTTGTAGCGCTTTCATAACCCTGGAGTTTGATCTCCACCCCAGAGCGATCGCGCTCCCCACAGCACGGCCAAACTCACCAAGGCCATCCAGTCAGCATTTTTAAGGCGTAACTGATACCACTGCACCCGATGCTCGTTAGGACTTGTAAATCCGCGCACCTGCATCGCATTAGCCATTTGCTCGGCTCTTAATAATAAGTTTTGCAACAGTCGTTCAGCGACTATCAACCAAACTTGAAGACTTTTGCGAAAGCCTAGTTTTTTCCAGTTGATTGCCCGCGTCCACACAGAACGAACTAGATTTTGTACTTCTTCCAGCACTAGGGGAATGAACCGCAGCGATAAAGTTAATGTCAAGACAATTTCTGTTACTGGCACGTTAAATCGTCGCAGCGGTCGCATCAAGCTTTCTAGCCCGGCTGTAATTTCTTCTGGAGCAGTTGTTAGTAAGTAGAGGTTGGTGCTGTAAATCAGGGTAAACAGCAAAGTGCTGAAGCTAACTGCCATATCTAGGGATTTGCGAGTTATCTTGAGCGGTCCCTGATGTATGAGAACGTAGGAATATTTTTGAGTTTTTGAAGGCTCATTCGCGGCGGTTGTAGAGGCAGAATTTACAGCATCTGAGCCTTGATTTGCAGGGCTGGCTGTAGCTTCTAACTGCCTTGTTTCGCCCTTATTTTCGCTACCATCAGTTGGGGATTGGGGAAATGTTAATTCTGACGAGGGTAGGCGTGGCTGATGCTCTGCTTGCATTCCGTCGGGGGCGATCGCTGTCAGGACTAGGACGAAAAATGCTAGCATTAGCAGCCAACCCATTTGCTGACGCCACACGCGCAACGGTATAGAGGCACTCAAAGTAATAAGAACTAGCACAGCCGCAAGTACGAGGCGCCAAACGGGATTGG
This genomic interval carries:
- a CDS encoding energy-coupling factor transporter transmembrane protein EcfT, which encodes MDLLRSLPLGLYLEQPITWLHHLDPRVKFAWLMSFLATPVLANPVWRLVLAAVLVLITLSASIPLRVWRQQMGWLLMLAFFVLVLTAIAPDGMQAEHQPRLPSSELTFPQSPTDGSENKGETRQLEATASPANQGSDAVNSASTTAANEPSKTQKYSYVLIHQGPLKITRKSLDMAVSFSTLLFTLIYSTNLYLLTTAPEEITAGLESLMRPLRRFNVPVTEIVLTLTLSLRFIPLVLEEVQNLVRSVWTRAINWKKLGFRKSLQVWLIVAERLLQNLLLRAEQMANAMQVRGFTSPNEHRVQWYQLRLKNADWMALVSLAVLWGARSLWGGDQTPGL
- a CDS encoding anthranilate synthase component I, giving the protein MKALQTWHWRSLPLEHRTGSEVFAALFLKPNAIATLLESPYPTPSESSNLARYSICAGSPRILDGIPQMWTPAVGEIFPFLRQLLQRSKEGKSNSFDSSPFTFDFPFTGGWLGWLGYDTAWEIERLPKLKPDPLPFPVAYWYEPECFAVLDFCEQTLWLAATHPDQLDQLQQQLEPQNIIPKQSMGTSKIQNPKSQPPHFFTSQIGYESAVRQAQKYIQAGDIFQTNLSLRFAADTTASSWDIYQALQQINPSPFASYWQTPWGAVISCSPERLVQLQNQQAQTRPIAGTRSRGTTPETDAQQASDLIANTKEIAEHIMLVDLERNDLGRVCQWGSVTANELFTIERYSHVMHLVSNVKGTLRPECDEIDLIRALFPGGTITGCPKVRCMEIIEELEPVRRNLFYGSCGYLDLRGNLDLNILIRTLLFTNSDSGATVWGQVGAGIVADSDPNREWHESLHKAQAQLAALSSFKL
- the proC gene encoding pyrroline-5-carboxylate reductase, producing MIGGGVMGEALLSRLIAKQVYKPDAVLVSDPLPARREFLAHKYGVGVTDDNRALAAASEVLLLAIKPQVFDAVVSSLSDVRPGQLVISILAGVALSQLESAFGSQPAIRAMPNTPATVGAGITAIAPGTHVQPSHLQQAKEIFQAVGEVVEVSESLMDAVTGLSGSGPGYVAIAIEALTDGGVCAGLPRAIAYKLALQTVLGTAQLLHESGMHPAELKDRVTSPGGTTIAGIAQMERAGLRSALIEGVVAASKRSKELGS
- a CDS encoding cell division protein SepF; translation: MNSIFSKLRDFVGLNEPVEYEYEYEEEPETYQPPYQEEPPQQQPSAAEEERRSRRNRERTAVTPEVGVGTKPMNNVIGMPGAVNGVSEVIVMEPRSFEEMPQAIQALRERKSVVLNLTIMDPDQAQRAVDFVAGGTYAIDGHQERIGESIFLFTPSCVQVSTQSGVVHEVTQATAQPRTTRPAAPAPAWTPEPTRMAQ
- a CDS encoding YggS family pyridoxal phosphate-dependent enzyme, with protein sequence MTGTIAQRIAQIRQSLPPSVRLIAVTKQASLNAMREAYAAGVRDFGESRIQEAQTKQAQLQDLPDITWHLIGHLQSNKAKKALEHFQWIHALDSLDLAQRLNQLASELAVSPSVCLQVKLVPDPNKYGWTVPDLLADLPALNECYNLQIQGLMTILPLGLDSSEALAVFESTRELAEKIRQQKWSNIQMQQLSMGMSADYSLALQAGATMVRLGTIIFGERAT
- the acpS gene encoding holo-ACP synthase, giving the protein MPNYQMIQLGTDIVYIPRIQATLDRFGDRFLQRVYTPTEQHDCEYAHARGDRKQNLLPDKIISSPLRLSINYLAGRWAAKEAVAKALGTGFAGVRYTDIEIRRHISGAPSVYLYGAAADIASAWGECHWQLSLSHDRDYCVATALLVCLPSTTPQ
- the plsY gene encoding glycerol-3-phosphate 1-O-acyltransferase PlsY encodes the protein MNKSVELTLITGALLITAYLLGSFPTGYLAGRMLKGIDIRAEGSGSTGATNVLRTLGKGPAVVVLLVDLLKGVGAIALVNAFYTFAPTPILPASWQPWLVAGAAFAALLGHSKSIWLNFSGGKSVATGLGVLLAMSLPVGLGTLGVFSLFLAISRIVSLSSIAGAIAVSLLMIFLKQPLPYLIFAIAAGSYVIWRHRTNIQRLLAGTEPQLGQKLAQQEESQVTS
- the pipX gene encoding transcriptional coactivator PipX — encoded protein: MLMSETYLNHPTFGLLYRVCVLEDSQELFTTLYAQRLFFLVTTAGTGFKFEPIGRSDARLMVENRIRLLRRTGQSQEYEQLQAVYQQTFQ